Proteins encoded within one genomic window of Malassezia restricta chromosome VII, complete sequence:
- a CDS encoding mitogen-activated protein kinase kinase produces the protein MGEDPAAAHPGGPNAPRKSSIPAGGFAGINARTREMAAAKLPPRLQAKLSENARISALTSGPPSSTMKHDEKLDSSLLMPKMPSTAPRPRPRPNLRLSDMGSEASASGQRRRPDLTLGGLPSKAPTPFGSFSKIVDPSGRLVFDGKAVLHASGVEFKNGTTFTIHMDDLEMLEQLGHGNYGTVTKVRHTRTGVEMAMKEIRLELDEAKLNAIIMELDILHRALAPQIVEFYGAFFVESCVYYCMEYMDIGSLEKLTTGRHCVVPEDVLAQITLSTVRGLRFLKDELQIIHRDVKPTNILINSLGEVKLCDFGVSGQLEKSLAKTNIGCQSYMAPERIRADRMRSTYTVASDIWSLGISIVEIAMGTYPYPPETFTNVFAQLQAIVEGDAPQLPTPSAEPITVTRPNGTTLELERGTCTYSDTARDFVAQCLCKIPERRPTYARLLEHPFLTHAPTVDMATWAAQALASRRRVDEDVSVS, from the coding sequence ATGGGCGAGGATCCTGCTGCCGCCCACCCCGGCGGGCCGAATGCGCCGCGCAAGTCCAGTATTCCTGCTGGTGGCTTTGCAGGCATCAATGCACGTACGCGCGAGATGGCTGCGGCCAAGTTGCCGCCGCGACTGCAAGCCAAGCTCAGTGAGAATGCGCGCATTTCTGCGCTGACGTCCGGCCCGccatcgtcgacgatgaAGCACGATGAGAAGCTGGACTCGAGTTTGCTGATGCCCAAGatgccgtcgacggcgccgcggccgcggccgcggccgAATTTGCGCCTGAGCGATATGGGCAGCGAGGCGAGTGCGAGTggccagcggcggcgccctGACCTGACGCTGGGCGGCCTGCCGAGCaaggcgccgacgccgttCGGCAGCTTTAGCAAGATTGTCGATCCGTCGGGACGCCTTGTGTTTGATGGCAAGGCTGTGCTGCATGCGTCAGGCGTCGAGTTCAAGAACGGGACGACCTTTACGATCCACATGGACGATCTGGAGATGTTGGAGCAGCTGGGACACGGCAACTACGGCACGGTGACCAAGgtgcggcacacgcgcacgGGTGTCGAGATGGCTATGAAGGAGATCCGTCTggagctggacgaggcgaaGCTGAATGCGATTATCATGGAGCTCGATATCCTGCACCGCGCGCTAGCGCCGCAGATCGTGGAGTTCTATGGCGCCTTTTTTGTCGAGTCGTGCGTGTACTACTGCATGGAGTACATGGACATTGGCAGTCTTGAGAAGCTGACGACTGGCCGGCACTGCGTCGTGCCGgaggatgtgctggcgcagatCACGCTGAGTACCGTGCGTGGCTTGCGTTTCCTGaaggacgagctgcagatCATCCACCGCGATGTGAAGCCGACGAACATACTGATCAACTCCCTCGGTGAGGTGAAGCTGTGCGACTTTGGCGTGTCGGGTCAGCTCGAGAAGAGCCTCGCGAAGACCAACATTGGGTGCCAGAGCTACATGGCGCCGGAGCGCATCCGAGCGGACCGTATGCGCAGCACGTACACGGTGGCCTCTGACATCTGGTCGCTCGGTATCTCGATCGTGGAAATCGCCATGGGCACATACCCCTACCCGCCCGAGACATTTACGAACGTgtttgcgcagctgcaggcgatcgtcgagggcgacgcgcccCAGCTGCCGACGCCGTCCGCGGAGCCCATCACGGTCACCAGGCCGAACGGCACGACCCTCGAGCTCGAacgcggcacatgcacgtACTCGGACACGGCCCGCGACTTTGTCGCGCAGTGCCTCTGCAAGATACCCGAGCGCCGTCCGACGTATGCCCGTCTCCTGGAGCACCCGTTCCTCACCCACGCGCCTACCGTCGATATGGCCACATGGGCCGCCCAGGCACTGGCATCGCGTCGCCGTGTCGATGAAGACGTATCCGTGTCATAG
- a CDS encoding maltose acetyltransferase yields the protein MTEAIYAEIDKKYADIASTLSEKDKMVLGLAYCPLDGELTRDRIRVRKLYRKYNLSAPATMSMDPSDEGDDDSDDIMGVQRRELLAQIFGLDDEQKHRIEIEPPFYLDYGYNVKFEGAFYANSNATILDCAEVTFGHGVLLGPGVHIYAATHSVNARERDAVLERALPVKIGKNCWIGGNTTIVAGVNIGENTTIGAGSAVTKNIPKNCVAVGCPAKVIKYI from the exons ATGACAGAGGCCATTTATGCTGAAATCGACAAAAAGTATGCCGACATTGCGTCTACTCTTTCTGAGAAAGACAAG ATGGTTTTGGGCCTTGCGTACTGTCCTTTGGACGGGGAACTTACGAGGGATCGCATTCGTGTTCGCAAGCTCTATCGCAAGTACAACCTTTCTGCACCGGCGACCATGTCCATGGATCCTTCCGATGAAGGTGACGACGACTCAGATGATATAATGGGGGTCCAGAGGCGCGAGTTACTCGCTCAAATCTTCGGTCTTGATGATGAGCAAAAACACCGAATCGAGATCGAACCTCCATTTTACCT AGACTATGGCTACAATGTCAAATTTGAAGGAGCTTTCTATGCTAATTCAAATGCGACAATTTTAGACTGTGCTGAGGTTACGTTTGGCCATGGCGTACTTTTGGGACCAGG AGTGCATATTTATGCAGCTACTCACTCAGTGAATGCAAGAGAGCGGGACGCAGTTCTAGAGAGAGCTTTACCTGTAAAAATCGGAAAAAATTGCTGGAT AGGTGGAAACACGACAATTGT TGCAGGTGTGAATATTGGAGAAAATACCACAATT GGAGCAGGAAGTGCTGTTACAAAAAATATTCCAAAAAATTGTGTTGCAGTCGGTTGCCCTGCTAAAGTCATTAAATATATTTAA
- a CDS encoding crossover junction endonuclease EME1 has translation MSQSDASLVTLSSPPRLVDIQSSPTLEARTARRAAGPLDPLFFSSSPTPPPPPKRRPVKRAPTEHQRWREANRVRRRRADTMRDLIVHMDTGLAEELWSDIYVQIRARLQDDEATLRLVPRTAPMSRLVFERKVRSTYDPIQQLWEPLADEQIVREPTLVFVAAARHILDSTNDEVLAQMDECEQRILLIMGLESLLRQVRTRQNRDYAHSIRQRMQGHASDVQMPNDDTRERIERRLLQLQLEHQCHIVRLEKQEEAVEWVHALASDISIRPYKRIQSEAPPRRVAKAADDGLPAYRAMLEEIPRCTSQASAVISAQYPSLASLVQALQRDGPDVLADLVSDGGRPTRRLGPQLSRRIHAAFTSRDPKASAE, from the coding sequence ATGTCACAGAgtgacgcgtcgctggtgACCCTGTCCAGTCCACCACGACTTGTCGATATCCAGTCGTCGCCTACACTTGAGGCACGTACAGCTCGTCGGGCAGCTGGTCCATTGGATCCTCTGTTTTTCTCAagctcgccgacgcctCCGCCGCCCCCTAAGAGACGTCCGGTAAAACGCGCCCCCACAGAGCACCAGCGATGGCGCGAGGCGAAtcgcgtgcgtcggcgacgagcAGATACGATGCGCGACTTGATCGTGCATATGGACACTGGGCTGGCCGAGGAACTATGGAGTGATATTTATGTACAGATTCGCGCACGTCTtcaagacgacgaggcgaCATTGCGTCTCGTTccacgcacggcgcccatGAGCCGCCTTGTGTTTGAGCGCAAGGTGCGGTCCACATATGACCCTATCCAGCAGCTGTGGGAGCCATTGGCGGATGAGCAAATTGTGCGTGAGCCAACGCTCGTGTTTGTcgctgcggcgcggcaTATTTTGGATAGCACCAACGATGAAGTGTTAGCACAGATGGACGAGTGTGAGCAGCGCATTCTTTTGATTATGGGTCTTGAGTCTCTTTTGCGGCAGGTCCGCACACGCCAGAACCGCGACTACGCCCACAGCATTCGGCAGCGTATGCAAGGCCATGCATCAGACGTCCAAATGCCTAATGATGATACCCGCGAACGCATCGAACGGCGACTCTTACAGCTGCAACTTGAACATCAATGCCATATCGTGCGCTTGGAAAAGCAGGAGGAGGCGGTCGAGTGGGTGCATGCACTAGCCAGCGATATCTCGATTCGGCCGTACAAGCGTATCCAGTCCGAGGCCCCGCCACGCCGAGTCGCCAAGGCTGCCGACGATGGTTTGCCTGCGTACCGTGCCATGCTTGAGGAGATTCCACGGTGCACATCGCAGGCATCCGCTGTCATTTCGGCACAGTATCCTTCACTTGCGTCGCTTGTCCAGGCGCTTCAGCGAGATGGACCGGACGTGCTAGCGGACCTCGTCAGCGATGGAGGACGGCCCACGAGACGCCTGGGGCCCCAGTTATCACGCAGAATTCACGCGGCATTCACGTCTCGTGATCCCAAGGCGTCCGCGGAGTAG
- a CDS encoding autophagy-related protein 13: MPTAQEAVEQEAPARIDAVLYQFYAKTVAVVCDSRGQADGDAPRNKWFALELGASEAYRAPLRPWRALASARMPVVVPTLVVSVRVRCLDAAYDVYAHVPHRTRLEPGVAVLLEQWRVDVRADDAPAQRLPTIYKQAVVHFRTMYAMAHTLPLSRVCQQLDHHALAVDVSIDAAPTPLDLPAKTWHMAPISTPIGSLQCRVDAATVHALSLERRERLSPSYGHAPPLSIDVAPSTPRASVASVPGCEPGALRSLFTSSARMSSSPSSLARTPPSDAYMRAESPTEGAARPQRIPRYATQPSSYRHRHSPSLEDSSARSAGLRIGPRRPAATAGRDSLSSSSPTAPSRVFGGRSPTAAFAVPRHRRMSTPHDALDLVAMIDARQHRESLDDDAASRPWGADVYDDLLGQMTRSLHLHALDEVFGPPPTQRRGVPIRETEPRH; encoded by the coding sequence ATGCCGACGGCACAGGAGGCCGTGGAGCAGGAGGCACCCGCTCGCATAGACGCGGTGCTGTACCAGTTCTATGCCAAGACGGTCGCTGTCGTGTGCGATAGCCGCGGGCAGGCagacggcgacgcgccgcgcaaCAAGTGGttcgcgctcgagctcggtGCGTCGGAGGCGTATCGTGCGCCCTTGCgcccatggcgcgcgcttgcgtcggcgcgcatgccggTAGTCGTGCCGACGCTGGTCGTCTCGGTGCGTGTGCGGTGTTTGGATGCGGCCTACGACGTATATGCGCATGTGCCCCACAggacgcgcctcgagccTGGTGtggcggtgctgctggagcagtGGCGGGTGGATGTGCGggcggacgacgcgccggcgcagcgcctgccgaCGATCTACAAACAGGCGGTTGTGCACTTTCGCACGATGTATGCGATGGCGCATACGCTCCCGCTATCGCGCGTGTGTCAGCAGCTGGACCACCATGCACTGGCTGTGGATGTGAGTATagacgcagcgccgacgccgctggATCTGCCGGCGAAGACGTggcacatggcgccgaTCTCTACGCCCATCGGCTCGCTGCAGTGCCGCGTCGACGCAGCGACCGTGCATGCTCTCTCGCTCGAACGGCGCGAGCGGCTGTCGCCTAGCTatggccatgcgccgccgctctcgatcgacgtggcgccgtcgacgccgcgcgcgtccgTGGCATCCGTGCCGGGCTGCGAGCCGGGTGCCTTGCGCTCCCTGTTCACGAGCTCCgcgcgcatgtcgagctcgccgtcgtcgctcgcacgcacgccgccctCCGACGCGTACATGCGCGCCGAGTCGCCGACCGAGGGAGCAGCGCGTCCGCAGCGCATCCCGCGGTACGCCACGCAGCCGTCGTCGTACCGGCACCGCCACTCGCCGTCGCTGGAAGACAGCAGTGCACGGAGCGCCGGCCTGCGGATCGGCCCGCGACGGCCGGCGGCCACCGCGGGGCGCGACTCGCTGTCGTCGTCGAGTCCGACGGCGCCTTCGCGCGTATTTGGGGGGCGCTCACCGACGGCGGCGTTTGCGGTGCCGCGGCACcggcgcatgtcgacgccgcacgacgcgctaGATCTCGTGGCGATGATtgacgcgcggcagcatcgCGAGAGcttggacgacgacgcagcgtCGAGGCCGTGGGGGGCCGATGTGTACGACGATCTGCTCGGACAGATGACCCGCTCTCTGCAtctgcacgcgctcgacgaggtgtttgggccgccgccgacacagcggcgcggcgtgccgatccGCGAGACGGAGCCAAGGCACTAG
- a CDS encoding peroxin-16 produces MSAARRPQRGAYESFLLQHVSQVTALESSLRSMTYILPGRFKDAELAGEVIYALVHLLGLYHDSVLFRIVYARHRDRDQEALASALASANVPKISPHARYTSFWRTTQPRYALAAAALATTEAVQLLAEMLARRRLGERRAWDVVLAIEALKAACRFTLVRASQNRPVITPPLPQREFDPAQLEQPAPSTMPLTWRGTRTHCLRRSLASVGSRDVYEHLLSRTLTEQDVSPPPLLVRPLTQPAARIAEAVWILRPLLYVALLRTYGRRDLRPFATSLLVECLARTLRQHTRVQHSKSPSPPSISLWLSVLGMENSFLDWLASGLSTQSAAQRPVSTVEGDEWIARNRSLWWYLLRGPVWYGWTRPKLASFVARTEHRRLLGLLGSIIREYLPLIDDYYYYSAM; encoded by the coding sequence ATGTccgccgcacggcgcccgcagcgcggcgcgtacGAGTCGttcctgctgcagcatgtgtcGCAGGTCACAGCGCTCGAGTCGtcgctgcgcagcatgaCGTACATCCTCCCGGGCCGCTTCAAAGACGCCGAGCTCGCCGGCGAGGTGATTTACGCGCTCGTCCACCTCCTCGGCCTGTACCACGACTCGGTGCTCTTCCGCATCGTGTACGCGCGCCACCGCGACCGCGATCAAGAGGCACTGGCCAGCGCGCTCGCGAGCGCGAACGTCCCCAAGATCTCGCCCCACGCACGCTACACGTCCTTCTGGCGCACCACACAGCCGCGCTACGCGCTCGCAGCCGCGGCCCTCGCGACCACCGAGGCCGTCCAGCTCCTCGCAGAAatgctcgcgcgccgccgcctcggcgagcgccgcgcatggGACGTCGTCCTCGCCATCGAGGCTCTCAAGGCCGCGTGCCGCTTCACACTCGTGCGCGCCTCCCAGAACCGACCGGTCATCACGCCACCGCTGCCCCAGCGCGAATTCGATCCCGcccagctcgagcagccggcgcccagcaccatgcCCCTCAcatggcgcggcacacgcacacaCTGCCTCCGCCGCTCCCTCGCGTCCGTCGGCTCCCGCGACGTCTACGAGCACCTGCTCTCACGCACCCTCACCGAGCAGGACGtgtcgccaccgccgctcCTCGTCCGGCCGCTGACCCAGCCGGccgcgcgcatcgccgaggccgtgtGGATTCTGCGCCCCCTGCTGTACGTCGCTCTCCTGCGCACGTACGGAAGGCGCGATCTGCGCCCCTTCGCCACCTCGCTCCTCGTGGAATGCCTCGCTCGTACGCTGCGGCAGCATAcgcgcgtccagcacagcAAATCGCCCTCACCCCCGTCCATCTCGCTGTGGCTCTCGGTGCTCGGCATGGAAAACTCCTTCCTCGACTGGCTCGCCAGCGGCCTCTCGACCCAAAGCGCCGCTCAGCGACCCGTCAGCACTGTCGAAGGCGACGAATGGATCGCACGGAACCGCTCCCTCTGGTGGTACCTGCTCCGCGGCCCCGTCTGGTACGGCTGGACACGCCCCAAGCTGGCCAGCTTCGTGGCCCGCACAGagcaccgccgcctcctcGGCCTCCTAGGCTCCATCATCCGGGAGTACCTGCCTCTCATCGACGACTACTACTACTACTCGGCCATGTAA
- a CDS encoding phosphatidylinositol glycan, class B, with product MVGAALGAVHAVGALLTSRTFFQPDEYWQSLEIAHRIVFGYGYRTWEWTTDPPLRSIVHPALFVPLYKLLDITGTSAYALATAPAMQQALVSALGDWFAYRLIARTAGRSVALVWCVLHLGSVYWLYTASRPFSNTMEAALCCIALYYWPLSRACVLHVSRTRHTYRIALLAAWAAVLVRPTSVILWSFLGLQVLYDAWNTACCGRLLFEAVWIGAAVLAVGAGLDTLYYGTWTWTPLAFVHTNLVRGLSSFYGMNAWHWYVSVGLPSILTVYTPYAFLGWWRHGTRHPALRRLFGACVGTICVYSCLQHKEVRFLQPLVPWLHLAAALALRSASSRPIVSLRHAYAALPRWTRIWLLIQVPVLVYVCAFHARAQVQVVSYLHTLSRSTSPPHSVGFLMPCHSTPWQSHMHTPHFEAAGDSGDTGLAWFLACPPPPATAAAPYWDQSDYFFHDPVTYLRTRFPPTVDPTFPPMSRTSFASRVGHDLGWRHPWPSHLVVFSSLLANTSVSDLFYAQGYRPTKRFWNSLFHPDTHRRGDVVVLTHYSADALGSRDVNAA from the coding sequence ATGGTGGGCGCAGCGTTGGGCGCCGTCCATGCCGtgggcgcgctgctgacCAGCCGCACGTTTTTCCAGCCGGACGAGTACTGGCAGTCGCTTGAAATAGCTCATCGCATCGTGTTTGGATACGGCTACCGCACATGGGAGTGGACGACCGACCCGCCTCTTCGCAGCATCGTGCACCCGGCGCTGTTTGTCCCGCTGTACAAGCTCCTTGATATCACGGGCACCAGTGCCTATGCACTAGCGACAGCACCCGCTatgcagcaggcgctcgtgtcTGCCCTCGGCGACTGGTTCGCATACCGCCTGATCGCGCGCACCGCTGGTCGCTCAGTCGCGCTCGTGTGGTGCGTCTTGCACTTGGGCTCTGTCTACTGGCTTTACACGGCCTCGCGGCCCTTTTCCAATACGATGGAGGCCGCGCTGTGCTGTATCGCGCTATACTATTGGCCTTtgtcgcgcgcgtgcgtccTGCATGTGTCACGCACTCGTCACACGTATCGCATAGCGCTCCTGGCTGCCTGGGCCGCCGTGCTCGTCCGCCCTACGAGTGTCATTCTGTGGTCGTTTCTCGGCCTGCAGGTCCTGTATGATGCATGGAATACAGCATGCTGCGGGCGACTACTGTTCGAGGCCGTATGGATCGGCGCGGCCGTTCTTGCGGTCGGCGCCGGTCTCGATACCCTGTATTATGGCAcatggacatggacgcCGCTGGCGTTCGTGCATACGAATCTTGTGCGAGGCCTGTCGTCGTTCTATGGCATGAATGCATGGCACTGGTACGTGTCCGTCGGCCTGCCATCGATCCTCACCGTGTATACGCCCTATGCATTTCTGGGATGGTGGCGCCACGGAACCCGCCACCCCGCCTTGCGCCGTCTCTTTGGCGCCTGCGTAGGAACGATCTGTGTGTATTCGTGCCTACAGCACAAGGAAGTGCGCTTTCTGCAGCCCCTCGTACCGTGGCTGCACTTGGCTGCAGCTCTGGCGCTCCGCTCGGCGTCCAGCCGACCTATTGTCTccctgcgccatgcgtATGCCGCTTtgccgcgctggacgcggaTCTGGCTCCTTATCCAGGTGCCGGTGCTCGTGTACGTGTGTGCCTTTCATGCGCGTGCACAAGTGCAAGTGGTGTCGTACCTCCATACCCTCAgccgcagcacgtcgccgcccCACAGTGTCGGGTTTCTGATGCCGTGTCATTCGACGCCGTGGCAAAGTCATATGCATACACCGCATTTCGAGGCCGCAGGCGATAGCGGCGATACAGGCCTTGCATGGTTCCTCGCATGTCCACCACCGCCGGCCACTGCCGCTGCCCCGTACTGGGACCAGTCCGACTACTTCTTCCACGATCCTGTGACCTATCTTCGCACGCGATTTCCTCCGACAGTCGACCCAACATTTCCGCCCATGTCACGGACCTCTTTTGCCTCCAGAGTCGGGCACGATCTCGGGTGGCGGCATCCGTGGCCTTCGCACTTGGTTGTGTTTTCCTCTCTCCTGGCGAATACTTCGGTCAGCGATCTTTTCTATGCACAAGGGTATCGACCTACGAAACGATTTTGGAACTCCCTCTTTCATCCAGATACGCACCGACGGGGCGATGTCGTTGTGCTGACGCACTACTCCGCGGACGCCTTGGGATCACGAGACGTGAATGCCGCGTGA
- a CDS encoding methyltransferase has protein sequence MRQGAVRGAASPYAVALRALLSHRRDAEACRQEARWLVDEVRARHGLSSAWVTWPAPARQTLLSLARRAARDEPLSYVIGHQPFGPLSLLTRPPILIPRCETEAWTYQLLSLVRARFADDGPRPRRILDLCTGSGCIAVALAHGLQAYDVDVVGVDSDERAVRLARENAERHDLKRVTFVHGDVWDDACLSRLGAFDLVTCNPPYIAEAAWAGLDASVREHESYAALVGAAQDGYAYYRRLRSVSLWTASPMAPSLVMEVGAGQAGRVAELFAPWPVDVWKDDAGWDRVVAVTWPSSSSSRR, from the coding sequence ATGCGGCAGGgggcggtgcgtggcgctgcatcgccgtATGCCGTGGCGCTGCGGGCGCTGCTGTCGCATCGCCGCGATGCAGAGGCATGCAGGCAAGAAGCGCGGTGGCTGGTCGATGAGGTgcgggcgcggcacggTCTCTCGTCGGCGTGGGTGACgtggccggcgccggcgaggcagacgctgctgtcactcgcgcggcgcgcggcgcgtgatGAGCCGTTGAGCTATGTCATTGGGCACCAGCCCTTTGGGCCGCtgtcgctgctgacgcGTCCGCCGATTCTGATTCCGCGGTGCGAGACGGAGGCGTGGACGTACCAGTTGCTGTCGctggtgcgtgcgcgcttTGCCGACGATGGTCCTCGGCCGCGGCGGATCCTGGATCTGTGCACGGGCAGTGGATGCATAGctgtggcgctggcgcacgGTCTGCAGGCGTACGACGTGGACGTTGTCGGTGTGGACAGTGAtgagcgtgccgtgcgtctcgcgcgTGAGAATGCAGAGCGACACGACCTGAAGCGCGTCACGTtcgtgcatggcgacgTATGGGACGATGCGTGTCTGTCGCGCCTGGGCGCCTTTGACCTCGTGACGTGTAATCCGCCGTACAttgccgaggcggcgtgggcggGCCTGGACGCGAGTGTGCGGGAGCACGAGTCGTATGCGGCGCTTGTGGGGGCCGCTCAGGATGGGTACGCGTACTACCGGCGTCTACGGAGCGTGTCGCTGTGGACGGCGTCGCCGatggcgccgtcgctggtGATGGAGGTGGGGGCGGGACAGGCGGGGCGGGTGGCGGAGCTGTTTGCGCCGTGGCCGGTGGATGTGTGGAAGGACGACGCGGGATGGGATCGTGTCGTGGCGGTTACATGGCCGAGTAGTAGTAGTAGTCGTCGATGA
- a CDS encoding N-terminal acetyltransferase B complex non-catalytic subunit, which yields MAAKGNVFDQYKCIEVYDALDSGQYGVAVNKADALLASGPFPLARALKTVALFRQHRHDEAEREVDQLLGGSVDLNVLSPLGFVLPRMGKAKQLADLYMAASQAHPQDEELADGALLVLIKAGMFQRALQLILKRFRTSKDPRDFWRYVQVAVLHAQHVKPPSSKLTLDVALRLIKEQKLNEHSFTPETLSLYLHFFSILDHTQLREALDLLTKPPIQDMVDKNLGIQFQVRECWKALEDQDSLLNDCRTRIQSGDRNWAVISQFVSSSVARGSLAEEDVTLLLHAAAQDEWRDRGSFLGVLELCRLALDAKQSLPDGVDYAKLVTNYVERFASKLTCFDDIRPHLAVLHKTPDVPHQPLTSETSITQRINAEKIALFFEQGASADDLLQAYIESLEHVHEPSTEMQPGDDLALLAAYVTLGKSSSVENLIQAAAIASYACEKSVRAYKLRLLLIRLLLRLGCLKLAVYHFDALELKAVQLDTMPHYLLDRNASFGGSHAADVGNHWEGGIKDFYELSAFEVPEALGRAFLNGKFSQVSDLCDFYDCVEGSYARLILLVDMLCSKFVTQDLVDSERDHAVKLLQYIFDMIQADRLSDQRDTHLLPWINETQKTHLESVLSCGPLRKKQWLKAMLEILSVALPTPSAPTDISSDVLTGPEGALLDLARALREGTNLAAPSFFEQMHTYASQATAPFEMLHAAWTGIMGLRLLEAVGEGTNKDIKDLLGPVAGSALSNIHDLLIKEMDKNIHVNLTERLGASGLAFIQDVDSGRKDALKDALRPYQAVLRTIA from the coding sequence ATGGCGGCCAAGGGAAATGTCTTTGATCAGTACAAGTGCATCGAGGTGTATGATGCACTGGATAGCGGCCAGTATGGCGTTGCTGTGAACAAAGCGGACGCACTTCTAGCATCTGGCCCATTTCCTCTTGCACGTGCGCTCAAGACGGTGGCTCTGTTTCGCCAGCACCgtcacgacgaggcggaaCGCGAGGTAGACCAACTGCTGGGGGGTAGTGTCGATCTGAATGTTCTCTCACCGCTAGGCTTCGTGTTGCCACGTATGGGGAAAGCCAAGCAACTCGCTGATCTATACATGGCCGCAAGTCAGGCACATCCACAGGACGAGGAACTCGCTGATGGCGCACTCCTTGTTCTTATCAAGGCCGGCATGTTTCAACGTGCCCTTCAGCTCATCTTGAAGCGCTTTCGCACATCCAAAGATCCACGCGACTTTTGGCGTTATGTTCAAGTGGCAGTCTTGCACGCTCAACACGTCAAGCCACCGAGCTCGAAGCTCACACTCGATGTTGCGCTGCGTCTCATCAAGGAGCAAAAGCTCAATGAGCATAGCTTCACGCCGGAAACACTTTCTCTATACCTGCACTTTTTCTCAATCCTCGATCACACCCAGCTACGCGAAGCTCTGGACCTGCTCACCAAGCCGCCCATTCAGGATATGGTCGACAAAAACCTTGGCATCCAGTTCCAAGTACGGGAGTGCTGGAAAGCTCTCGAAGACCAGGATAGCCTCTTAAACGACTGCCGCACACGCATTCAGAGCGGCGATCGAAACTGGGCGGTCATCTCGCAATTCGTCTCATCGAGTGTTGCTAGGGGCTCCCTTGCGGAGGAAGATGTTACACTCTTGCTGcatgcggcggcacaggaTGAGTGGAGAGATCGCGGATCGTTTCTTGGTGTACTGGAACTGTGCCGCTTGGCACTTGATGCCAAACAGTCTTTACCGGATGGCGTGGACTATGCAAAGCTCGTCACAAACTATGTTGAGCGCTTTGCGTCCAAACTCACCTGTTTTGACGATATACGTCCGCATCTTGCAGTGCTCCACAAGACCCCTGACGTACCTCATCAGCCTCTCACATCTGAGACAAGTATTACACAGCGCATCAATGCAGAAAAAATAGCCTTGTTTTTCGAGCAAGGTGCCTCTGCTGATGACTTATTGCAAGCGTACATCGAGTCactcgagcatgtgcatgAGCCGTCTACTGAAATGCAGCCTGGCGATGACCTGGCTTTACTAGCTGCCTATGTGACTCTTGGCAAGTCCTCCAGCGTTGAAAACTTGATACAGGCGGCAGCTATCGCATCATATGCATGTGAAAAAAGTGTGAGGGCGTACAAGCTTCGTCTTTTGCTAATCCGCCTCCTTCTCCGCCTAGGATGCCTAAAGCTCGCTGTATACCATTTTGATGCGCTTGAGCTCAAGGCGGTCCAACTCGACACTATGCCCCACTATTTGCTCGACCGCAATGCCTCGTTCGGCGGCTCTCATGCCGCTGACGTTGGTAACCATTGGGAGGGCGGCATCAAGGACTTTTACGAGCTCAGTGCTTTCGAAGTCCCAGAGGCTTTGGGTCGTGCATTCCTAAATGGCAAGTTCTCACAAGTTTCGGATTTGTGTGATTTTTATGACTGCGTCGAGGGTTCATATGCTCGGCTCATACTGCTCGTCGATATGCTCTGCAGTAAGTTCGTGACCCAGGACTTGGTGGATTCGGAACGTGATCATGCTGTGAAACTACTTCAATACATTTTCGATATGATTCAAGCTGATCGTTTAAGTGATCAGCGCGATACTCACTTGCTACCCTGGATCAACGAGACGCAAAAGACGCACCTCGAGTCTGTTTTGTCATGTGGCCCTCTGCGAAAGAAACAGTGGCTCAAAGCTATGCTCGAGATTCTTTCTGTTGCCTTACCTACACCCTCGGCTCCAACAGATATTTCATCGGATGTACTCACCGGCCCAGAAGGCGCCTTGCTTGACTTAGCACGTGCCCTAAGAGAAGGCACAAATTTGGCTGCCCCCTCGTTCTTCGAGCAAATGCATACATATGCAAGTCAGGCAACAGCTCCTTTCGAAATGCTTCATGCTGCATGGACAGGTATCATGGGTTTACGTTTGTTGGAAGCTGTAGGCGAAGGCACGAATAAGGATATCAAGGACCTGCTAGGACCTGTTGCAGGTTCCGCCCTTTCGAATATTCACGACTTACTTATCAAGGAAATGGACAAAAACATCCATGTGAACCTCACTGAACGCCTAGGCGCGTCTGGCTTAGCTTTTATTCAAGACGTGGATTCTGGCCGGAAGGACGCACTAAAGGACGCCCTTCGTCCCTACCAGGCTGTCCTCCGCACCATAGCTTGA